Proteins co-encoded in one Fusarium musae strain F31 chromosome 3, whole genome shotgun sequence genomic window:
- a CDS encoding hypothetical protein (EggNog:ENOG41~BUSCO:EOG09264KSI), which produces MAGPSASPIWVSQLESPPTAKSKQSGVQDPPGFSSGTTKNKDAVKVQPRKPPTTAEMETLKLKKAWEVALAPVKGLPMTAIMMYMSGNSLQIFSIMMVFMAFKNPLMGLMNTNQAFERFQSESLSSQLLQVKFVYVVCQLVALGVGIWKINAMGLLPTTRSDWLMWEAQREPLEFAVAAL; this is translated from the exons ATGGCTGGCCCATCTGCCTCCCCTATCTGGGTCTCTCAACTCGAGAGCCCTCCTACTGCCAAGTCCAAGCAATCTGGTGTTCAGGACCCTCCTGGCTTCAGCTCCGGAACAACC aagaacaaggatgcTGTCAAGGTTCAGCCCCGCAAGCCCCCGACTACCGCCGAGATGGAAaccttgaagctcaagaaggcctGGGAAGTCGCGTTGGCCCCCGTTAAAGGTCTTCCCATGACCGCCATCATGATGTACATGTCGGGCAACTCTCTCCAGATCTTCAGTATCATGATGGTCTTTATGGCATTCAAGAACCCCTTGATGGGCTTGATGAACACGAACCAGGCCTTCGAACGCTTCCAGTCAGAGTCTCTTTCTTCCCAGCTGTTGCAGGTCAAGTTTGTGTATGTGGTATGCCAGCTGGTTGCGCTTGGTGTCGGAATCTGGAAGATCAATGCCATGGGTCTGTTACC AACAACACGATCCGACTGGCTGATGTGGGAGGCGCAAAGAGAGCCTCTTGAGTTCGCTGTGGCAGCTTTATAA
- a CDS encoding hypothetical protein (EggNog:ENOG41) — MDVTVTFNELLRERNAPETRKRVTLDAIDGFLKEAYRINSHITSLHRELQDVRQAYLSTAQPRKTHNRVAKEQARVLTDRDREEVDANAKQMIRELNAGIRALDEAEQLRRETESAIIRKKFGGLGAFGAWASGGIISSKTEEHAEAEAKARDLGIHRDSILWFLRQRLELCCRTQQEMMETRLKRELEKNRSMLSRSGATIAGDFAEFPPSARRNSQPAPAAPIPMSEDGQFPSQGLTEEQIQMFEQGNQDMMKHFENSLDKVRTAEKSLLEIAELQSLLVNNLATQSAHIDQLVADSFATTENVGGGNKELKKATQRASPAKYTFFAASGLCAFLVLWDLVF; from the exons ATGGATGTCACGGTCACTTTCAATGAGCTCCTGCGGGAACGAAATGCGCCGGAAACAAGAAAACGTGTCACATTGGATGCTATCGATGGTTTCTTAAAGGAGGCATATAGGATT AATTCGCATATTACCAGCCTGCATCGAGAGCTTCAAGATGTTCGACAAGCTTATTTATCGACTGCGCAGCCACGAAAAACACATAATCGAGTCGCAAAAGAACAAGCTCGTGTGCTTACGGATcgagaccgagaagaagttgacgcCAATGCGAAGCAGATGATTCGGGAGTTGAATGCTGGCATTCGTGCTCTCGATGAGGCTGAACAGTTACGGCGTGAAACTGAATCAGCTATAATCCGAAAGAAATTTGGAGGCCTAGGAGCTTTTGGGGCATGGGCATCAGGTGGCATTATTAGCAGTAAAACAGAGGAGCATGCAGAAGCCGAAGCCAAGGCACGAGATTTGGGAATTCATCGAGATAGCATTCTCTGGTTTTTACGGCAACGACTCGAGCTATGCTGTCGAACGCAACAAGAAATGATGGAAACACGTCTCAAGCgtgagttggagaagaaccGCAGCATGCTTTCAAGATCAGGCGCCACCATTGCTGGAGATTTCGCGGAATTTCCTCCATCTGCCCGACGAAACTCCCAACCAGCCCCTGCTGCACCGATCCCTATGTCCGAAGACGGTCAGTTCCCGAGCCAGGGGTTGACAGAGGAACAGATCCAGATGTTTGAGCAAGGGAACCaagacatgatgaagcatTTCGAGAATAGTTTGGACAAAGTCAG AACTGCTGAGAAGTCGTTACTAGAAATAGCTGAGCTGCAGTCActtctcgtcaacaaccTTGCCACGCAGTCAGCGCATATAGATCAACTCGTAGCAGACTCGTTTGCAACCACGGAAAACGTGGGCGGTGGTAACAAGGAATTAAAAAAGGCGACACAGCGAGCAAGTCCAGCAAAGTATACATTCTTTGCGGCAAGTGGGCTCTGCGCTTTCCTTGTGCTTTGGGATCTGGTATTTTGA